The Venturia canescens isolate UGA chromosome 4, ASM1945775v1, whole genome shotgun sequence genomic interval GTATATACAGAGCCACACGCACAAGAAATTCGTACGTGATAATTCTCTTTTGTAGCTTAGGCCAGCAGATATGGGCATGTGTATATGACGCTTGTGTACAGCATGGAGTCAAGTTATCGTCTTATAACATTTCACATGGATGAGCGCGTGTGTGTTGGCACATGTACTCCTCGTAGTACACGTTTAAAGACTGAAGGTGTGTGGACAGTTCAACGACTTCCTGTTCTTGCAACCGGAGGCCCCGCACAGCTTCTTCGTTTGAACGCGCgtaaattcatattttctcctctttccAAACAAATAAATCTGTCGTTCGCTTTTCAACGTTATACGGACCACCACCTCGATTTATCGACAAACGTGCGGATGACGTTGATTCGAAAAACTTGACGCTTCGTTCGCTCGCGGCTCCGCAACGTCATCGACGCGGCTGAGCGATATTCGCTGCAAGCATGTGTTGAAGGGTCTACGCtaataagaattttcaaaaaatcgattttttgaatgaGGGCgctaaaaatatgttttttttttcttttttctttttttgtatattttaagAGTACTTTTTAGGCCTGACACTTTTTATAGtctttttttaagatttgGAGCATATTTTCCGTCGCAGAATTCGCGGCCCTCGAAGAAGACTGTGACAAAAAATTGCGCTCGTCAATCGAATAGAAATGAGAAAGATTGCAAATAAttagaaactttgaaaaaatgaaaatcgtgaaaaaatttggaaatttttgaaGCTTCATTGATAGAACGATGGTCTGGCTCCGACCCCGTTCTAGATCAGCGGCGAAACCATCGTATTCTGTCCCACCAACAACGAACGTCTGAGATTCTTCAACGTCGCGATGCAAGAAAGCGGGATGGTTACTGCCGAAAATTTGAAGATACTGAAAATTGTTGCTACGGTCTCTTTGAGGCAGCAGAACTGAGGGTAATTGTAAAGTATCATCAAAGTGATCCACACTGGGACCATCGTGACGTAATATCCGATGGTGAGAGTgactgaaacaaaaaaaaacaatcttcACAGTCTCCACATTCAGTTTTCGTAATTTCGAGTGAATGATTCGCAAACAGATCGAAATCTGCTGGAGCTTTTTCCGTGAAAGATTCGACGGAATCGGTTAACTGGTTTTCTACTGAAATCCGGCTAAAGATTATTGAGCGAATCGAATATACGAAAATCGTTATGATTGAGATTTTCGATGGAACAAAACGAATTGCATTTGCCCCACAATATTCGTCAGGAATAAAGAGTCAAACTCATGATGAAACTTACTCAACAGTCGAACGCTCTCCAAATCCTCGGAGCTCCATTTGGTGTAAATAACCTGTCGATTTTCGAAGAGTTCGAAGGCGATCATGAGTTCGAGGCCGACAATAATGATCGTTGGGAACACCAAGCATATTCCGGTAGACCAATAGAACACGGATCTGaagtttttcatcatgatacaGTTGTCAAGATGGAATTCCAGTACCGATACCACCGAAGCGAAAAACCAAATGAGCAGAACCGCCTTAACGGCTGTCACGGCTCTGGCAGCGGTCGCGTGCCACACCGAGTCCATGCGACAGAAGGCGATGAATCTGTCGAGGGCCAACGTGACGAGTGTCAACGAATACGAGTGCAAGCAGACCCTCATGATGAGACCATTACGATAATTGTGAAACTCGGATTCAATGTGGAACCACTTTCTGAGCACGTTTCCGACGACGATGAGGAGAATCGCGAAGGACAGAATCGTCATACTCAGCACGTAACAACCGACGGGATTGTGCAATCGCCGTTTCGACAGTATGGCGATGAGAATAGCGGAGTTTAGGATGGAGCCGAGAGGAAGAACCGTCAAATCGGTGATCGAGAGAATCGACAGCTTGGGCGGACCGTGACCCTGCCGGTTTTCAACGAGTTCGCTCGAGGAAGTCGCGTTTGTTGTCGCGTTTTTTAAAACTGCGTTCGCCATCGAATTTTGACACTTTCGTATCGTTCGTTATGTTCCAATCCACTGGGAAGAGGCTTCGAGAGACAAATTAATGGTGATGAAAATGCACGAGGTTTCACCTCCTCTCGATACGAAGGAACTGTCGAGTTCTGTGTGTTAACTCACTGAGCCTGGCGATCGAGTAACTCGCCAGGTTTGCCCCGTTTTTCTCATTACCTCGTGGGAATCGTTGCTAGACTACGTGTGCGGAATAGACACCTCGTCGCTTTCATTACAAGACGCAGGTTGACTCTCACGAAGGGCTGGTCATTCCTGATGCGCGAGAGAGCTTCTCGTTAGTGAAAATGCGAGTTTAACACGCGATACGAATTCATTTAGCCTAAGCGTAGGAGTGTCTCTCTTGCGATACcggaatttcataatttattcgaTCCTATCTCATattatttcatatttattcattatatTTAACGAAACTGAACTTGCTCAAAGCTCACTCCCAAGCTctcttctcaatttttttctcataaaaaattatttattactcGTTTTTTGGGGAAGACTTTTCTCATctttatgaaaaattcaactcgTATAATTGCGAGTTGAGACTCCGACGCTacaaatacgaaaaattagAGTCACGCAATACCGGAAAATCTTTATATCGAAATTACTagacgaaagaaaaactgaaaaagttgatgaaaaaaaattgtcaaaaaagtgCTGCCTCCCGAGCAACTGTTTcgtgtttaaattcatttttcctctCGAGTCCGATCAATCGCGGACGCTCCAATGATCGTTCCAACTCCAAAAACACGAATGTTAGCTTCGAACCGCAATCCTCTCCAATCTTCTCCAAAATGCTGACATTCAGTGAGCTTCGTGAAATATCCTGAGACGTCAACGCTTTTGTGTTGCCAAGAAAGTGTCCGGATGAAAATGTGATATTAGTTCGGAAGGATCAGGATGCTGAAGGCATCGAAATTGAGCAATTATTCCTGGGAGATGATACTCGGATATAATTTACGTAATGAAGTATAATTTAAGATTTTCAGACTCCGGCAAAACGTTGCAATGATTATACGTATCGCGCGTACTGAAGGAAAAAGCGTGGTTAAAAAGCATGGAAAAAATGGTCTGAGGCGTATAAATCACGATTCATCGCTCGTATTTATCGGCAGGGGAAGACAGCACGGGAAGAATTTTAGTGCCAATACATTTTTCGAGGCTCGCAATGCAGTAACTCGAACCATAAACGCGAAAGGGAATAAGaggcgaagagagagagagagagagagatcgtgaaaaagagggaaaaggaGAATGAACGAACGCGACGGAGACAGGGATGCAGCAGCCTTGGCAAATTGCCATCCTCCAAATATCGGCTCTGCATCAACGAGAAAATATAGTATTCCGCTTCCCACATACATTCTCCCCTTATTTCTCACTCCCATATGCTTTAAATACTGCGCTTGATGGATTTATTTGGAGCTTACAAACTTTTCGATCACGAGCGCCGCACTTCTTTCGTCGTTTTACTCGGTCCTCGTTTACCGTGTCCCAATATTCGATGCAGCtgaagaattttcttcgagaGGCTCCCCCGCGCGTGATGCAGCCGGTTCGGCGAGGCAATATCGACTCCGAAATCATAAATTCCATCACATTCCCGAtcaaattgacattatttcgGATTTATCGAGAGCCCGTTGGAATCCATTTGTTTTAATGGCCAAATTCGTATGCTCATCGATCCTCTCAGTTTTGCAAAATTCTCCATTTGAAACGGAAGCTCtgatttcgtttttatatTCGCTACAAATACATATGCGAACAGTGAAAAGATTGTTCGTTTGCAGTAAATTCTCCCACACGAATCCACTGGATCTCTTTGAATAATGAACGAATATTGTCATTGCGCtggttttctttctctcactggAATGCTCCAATTATCGAGTCAGTTTTCAAGGCGCTCTTGGGAATGAGGTAAATACGCGAGGcgcttgaattttcattcctcCGGCTCGTTAATCCTCGAAATGGAGTAAATACGGTTGCAGAGCTTTGGAGGACCTTCCGGGTATGGCCTCACTCCGAAGTGCActtcacttatttttcattctgctAATTGCCATATTGTTCTTTCGAACGTCCAATGGTAATGATATTCCATTGGAAATTATTATTCCGTAAGCTGTGTAAAATCCGGACGTGTTTTTATACGAATCCTCGAAATGTTAAACTCTGCAAAAATATAATGGTCAGCAAATAAATGTCAAAAGAGTGTGAACAACAATTGGCAATATTTATTCTTTGCTCGTTGTCCGAAGATCGACGAAATAAAAGCGagtatctttctctcttccgaaaaatcatttgttttGTCTTTACTCAGAGTGATTGTTACTCAAACCTTCGACAGGATGAAGagctgagaattttttttgtcaagttATCACCTCGTGTCTCCGTGTACGAAAACGTCAATATTATTCAATGCCTCGGACGTTTGTGCATGGCTTCGGAATCTTCTTATTTTCACATGCTCATTGCAAAGTCGTATGTTTACGTTGGTGAAACAAGTCAGAGAAGTTTGGGATGTATCGCAACCGCGACGATAGACTGAGAAAGGAGACTCGtgccgttttttttctaacgtctCTCGGCGTGTTTCGCCCGATGCTCCGCGGCTCATCTCGTCGGTTATTTCTCCGGAGATTCGAGACGTAAAACCTCATGAGCTCTGCTCGCACCCGGTTCAACGGgtttggaaatttttattttctctttgctCGCGCGTCTGCCCTCAGCGTCTCCTCGtttattcctcctcctccgaAGCTTTCGGTTCccttttttcacttattttgtTTCGCGTTTTCTCGCTCCGGGaccacaaacttggcgtgcccGAGCAGCCCGCGACCAGCACTCGATACGTTTGACCGCAGGTGCGCATCTTCTCCGCATAGAAATCTCCTAAAAACCCAAAAACGTTACACTCCCGACGAGCTTCTCAACACCATCACGGTATATTACCAACTCGGATTTTcgtttgaaacaaaaaaaacttggcCACCTGCATAACTGCTAATCATCGAAGCAAAATAAATTGGCATCTATTCGCCGATGAAACAAGAAACCGTACGAAATGACCGGAGGAAAGTGGGATCCTGGGGCAAAACGAATCGCTTCGTAACCACCACGAGCTTCGGGGCCAAACGAACACTGGTGCAAACCAAACTAAAAATTTCTCCTTCCCTCTACAAAGTAGGCTGGTTTCGAAGCAAAACTTTGTCGGTAACTCGGCATCggatattgtaaaaaaaagtagtaGAAAAACgaagtatttccacttttgaGTCAGATTTAGTGAAAATCATTAAATTCGCGACGTGCCCTAATCCGTCAGGCTCCacttgagaaaatatttctcaagtatatataaaaaaaacgatagaGGTCGGTAAGACGGGAGCTCGACGAGCACACTTTTTCGCGTGACTAGAGAGAGTTTTTCGAGAACGTGCACAGTCTTCCGTGTTACCGCTCCATTTATTTATTAGCAATTTCGTAGATTCATTACATCGAGCATCGCTATAGCAACTCCAGTCGCTATATAGTCGACGGtttagaaataaatataaattcgtacaaaaataaagtgaaacTGAACGACGGGTATATAATCGGTAAATAAGAAAACTGAAAGAACGTTCGATGAATCCCAAGGCTGGAAATCGTTCGACGAAGTTTCGTTGAACAAAAAGctcaagaaatttttcatgcatCGGTAGAGCTTCGTTTTATAAGATTTTTGTTTGCTCGCTCGATCGCTCGGGACACGATGAAGTATGTTTTTGCCTATTCTCTTGTATACACGCGGATACGTGCACGAGGGTTTCGTGCGAGAATTCTCTCCTGCAGATACAAATTATCGTCGTTTAACATTTTATATCGGTCCGTGTGTGTACTCGGTCTGGTACGTTCAAGATCTAAACGTGTGCGGATAGTTGAATGACTTCACGTTTTTGCGACCAGAGTAGCCTCCACAGGTTTTTAGTTTAAGCGCATGGGTCAACATTTCCTTCGGTTTTCCAAACAAATAAATCTGTCGGTGAGTTTACAACGGTGAAGAGCCCCGTGTACGGAAAGACATGGGCGCCGCTGATGcgtcaaacttttttcttattttcttcacTCGGTGACGAAGCACTGCGCGCCCTAAAACCGTGGGTGGAGGAACTTTTTAGGACAATTGTTTGTACCGAAAAGTGTGAATTTCGTTGGGGGAAAGCGGAGCGTTTGATCTCTGTGGGTATGAAAACAttgaacgattaaaaaaatcctTAAAGATCGTAGTTCgagtgtttcttttttcttcctttatttTGCGCACATTTAAACAAATTTCTTACGACGTCGATGCGGTTTCCgttttattgataaaaaataaacgagtttttctctcgtttcgagCCTCCGGGGAAACCGTTGgtgctttttttcttatcagcAACGAACCTCTGAGATCTTTTAACGCAATGATGCAAGTTATCGGAACGGTAAGCGCAGAGAATTTGAGGAGATGGTAAACCACGTCGACGGATGTTTGGGAGCAACAGATCTCGCGGTTCTTGGTGAACACCATCTGAGCCACCCACTTGGGAATCATCGTGACGTAAAATCCGACCGTGAGACCGACTGCAAAAAAAGAGAGGCAGTCTTTCAACGACTTGATAGGCAAATCACTCGATCGCTTTGCTCTTAAggtacgaaacgattttcttaagaaagtcttgaaatttagacagagtttaaatgagtagtcgactgacacgcatttcTAATTTCAAGGGAGATAAAcctgtttaaatatgaagaaaaatacacaggggtttagggactatgcgtcaaaaattgtttatcttttcatattACGAaagaacgcttcttacgaagtttatgaaaaacttaCACAACAACAACGAAGTATACATAATGGTCTGGGAAAAGTTTGAGATGATtatcttactagtaataaatatatattgcgttgaagattaaacgaaattggtaatgagcactcgtaacctcacatttgcttattttggcattttgtttcttcttggctttgcccattcctgtcatagccttctatCTTTTTATTggcacttttttctcgatccatttcccgttgtgttttcccttcgcGTTCTCTaacgcgattttttacatgaaaactaaagtattttcgccagggacgaataaaatttcgggttcagtgagtgatggcttgtaatttcattcgccaaaatataaattgaaaaaatgcccTCACCATTTCGAATCGATAACTTTGACATTAGttcaaagtgattatatctttaattagggagtaaaaatcgatcgagtttggacacccataaaatgcgatccttcgggcatgatctaccttaaatctTGACTGGGCATCCGCGGATGCTAGGCAACTTCAGTTTgttaaaatatttgaataagcAAAGAAAGATGAGAGGCTGGAGCTTCGGCAGACGTCGATGTTGAGAAAatccattttgtttttatacaattttgaaataaattctaGTAACCTGACAATTGGTTCTAAATAACGACAAAGCCAGTGACGATAATAATGAAACGTACTCAACAGCAAAAGACTTTCCAAATCTTGGTGGCTCCATTTAGTTTTGATGAGTTCTCGATATCCGAAGATTTCGAGGCCGAGCATAAAATCGAGCccgaaaataatgatcgttgGAAAAATGACGTACATCCCGGTCGACCAGTAAAACACAACTTCGATGTTACTATCAACGTGAATAAAATACTCGTACAGATTCATTTCGAGTATCGATAAGACCGAAGCGTAACACCAAATGATTAAAACTGCTTTTACGGCTGTCATTGTTTCGCTAACGATCACGTGCCACTCCGAGTCGGTGCGACAGATTGCGATGAATCTGTCGAGGGTCAACGTCACCAGAGTCAACGACGACGAGTGCAGGCTCATTCTCACtattatgaaataataataaaagctAGGATCGTATTCGAAGCTGAACCAACTTTTGAGTACGTCGTCGGCAACAATCAGGAGCATAAACGAACTCGATATCGTTATACTCATCACGTAACAACAAACGGTATTGTGCAATCGTCGGTTTGACAGTATGGCGATGACGATGGCCAGGTCGAGGATGATTCCGATGGGGAGAACCGCTACGTCGGTGATCGACGGTCTTTCCGTTGGTTCCTCAAACTCTCGATCGACTTTGCGATCAAAGTCGCTCGACAAGCCTTCCCTCAGCGAGACACCACCGATCACCTTCTCAAGGTCTTCACGCGGCATCGTCATGGCGTtgatttttatggtttttattCTTCTGATTGTTTTTCGTTGGGGCTGAACGCTCTCCAGGTGGAAtccgagggagaaaaaactgGTGTGGAATCCCCCGATCTTTCACCTTCTCTCGATATGAATGGACTGTCGAGTTTTGCGTCTACTCACCATTTACCTGACCTCTGTTCACTGCGCGGCTTTTCTCtgcttatttttataattaccTCACGGGAATTACTGTCAGAGTATGTGTACGGTACAGACACCTCGTTGCTTTTAATACGCCGCAGGTTAACTCTCACGGAGGGCTGGTCATTGCCGATGCGCGAGTTTTACGTTAATGAAAACGCGGCGTTGACACGCGATGTGAATTTACTCAACTTCGGGCAATTCTGCCTCCTGCTTTTCCTCTGGAATCTTCACAATCGTCTGACATTTCAATTCGGCCACTACCGGAAGAGTCGACGAAAATTGAATCGTAATTTTCCGTAGGTTTCGATATTTTCaggaatttcaataattccatTTTCAAAACAAATAATGTCGATCCGATACCTTAATTTATTCGCCTCTGGACTCAGATTAGACAGCTTGAACGTGATGGGCCAAAGCGCCCGCGGAATACATGGAATACATCGTCTcgttaaattttatttgaatgaatatgcTCGTAATAATCTCGTTGCGTCGTGTATTTGGAGTTTGCAAGTGCGCGAACagttcaatgaattttctcaatttttttctctcaaaataCAAATCGGTCTCCTGCTGCTCTACGGCACACGGATCTTCTTTCGTACTCTCTTCGATTCTGAGAGCCTTGCGACCTCAGCGTTCGCGGCAGCAGAGCACCATTTCCTGAAACCGCATAGACGAAGCTTTTTATAAGAAATCAGAGAGAAGTTCATGGGTACGAAAACATTGACGGATCACAAAATCAACGTTTTTCCAGCTttgattgaaagaaaaattatcagCAGCGacaattttcacattttatctgtgaatataaaatttttgttttctctgatCTTCgggtaaatattttttcttaccaGCAACGAATTTCTCAGATTTTGGCACGTGGCGATGCAAGTTATCGGGACTGTGATCGAGGACAATTTCAGAAGATAGTAGATCGTGCCCATGGTCAGATGAGAACAACAGCTGCGCGGATCCATGGAGACGATGATCTGAACGATCCAGAAAGGGATAATTGTCGTGTAAAGTCCAACCGTCAGGACCactaaacaaataaaaacataatttttattgaaagagttttcttcatttaactgcaatgttttcggggagaatgaatctgcagtttgatctaaaactatttcccccgtaatgccacatttcgttgtgCGTAAAAgtacaattgaatttttcatgtctcaccattaaaaaattaacatcgcgttcaattttcaaacttcgaaaaaatgaaatatcacTGAATTTTCACTCAATTTAACATGAAATCAGCAAACTTTTTCTAAACTGTCATCGTCTTGGatgaaacaatattttttcaatttttggctACAGGACGTTTCTAAATGGAGttaattcttttgaatttATCGCTAATTCGCATATTATAACTATAAGAATATAACGGAAGTTGAACACTCGTTGACatactgaaaaaatgtttggaatTGAACGAAAATATGCCATTACTAAACTGAGATTCGATGAccattgaaaattcttggTGTTTACCATGAACCAATGGAAACACTGAGAATTTCTCATCATCCCTTCCTACGAAATGCACCTCGAACAGCAAAAACAATGAAAGCAACTGAAACTTACGCAACAGTCGAAGGCTTTCCAAATCTTGGTGACTCCATTTGCTCGTGATGACCTTCCGGCATTTGAAGAGTTCGTGGCCGATCatgaaatcgaagaaaaaaatgacgatcgTTGGTAAAATAACGTAGATTCCGGTAAGCCAGAAAAATACATCGTTGCTCGTGCGATCACTCAAATACTCGTAAAGTTTTACATCCACTATCGATAAAATAGTCGCGTGACACCAAATAGATCCAACTGTTTTAGCGGCCGTCATTGTTTTGGCAACGGTCGCGTGCCATTTGGAGTCAATGCGACAGAAATAAATGTATCTGTCGAGGGTGAACGCGGCGACGGTCAAAGAGGCAGAGTGTAAAATGATTTCCAGTATTATGAAGGAATAATAGAATTTAGGGTCGTATTCGATGCGAAACCAGCGTTTAAGGATGTCTTCGATAACAATCGGAAGCATCAAGAGGCTCGCGATCGTCATACTCATCGTGTAACAACCGATGGGATTTCGCAGTCGTTGTTTTGACAGTACGACGATGAAGATCCCGAGGTTGAGGATGAAACCAACAAATAGAAATATCAAGTCCGTGGTCGCCTTGAGCGCACTTTCGAAATCGGAATCCTCCGCCATCATCGCCTTGATTTTGGTCTCTTTCTGCTTGCTTTTTACCGTTGCTCCTCGATCTGTTTTTTCGGGCTGGTTTGAGGGGATTCGAAGTTATTGGGCACCACCACTGCGATCTTTCACCTTCTCCTGGTTTTAACAAACTGGCGATTTGTTCGCTAATTCTGCTCATCTACTTAGCTAAGCTCTACCCTGTTTTCGCATTATCTCGTGAGAATTGTTATTAACGTACGTGCGAAGTACAGGCAACTCGTCGTTTTAATTATGCTCTAGTTAGCCTGTCACGAAAGGCTGGTCATTCCTGATGTGCGATTTTCTCGTTAGTGAAAATGGGAGTTTGACACGCGATTCGAACTCTTTCAACTTAACCGAGTCCTCTaagttttattcaataatcgaATGAATTCTCATGTCGCTCGGAAGCAAGTTCTGGATCAACCCGCGGATTTGTTTACAAGCTACTTCTCGTGTAATTTCATTAATCCAAATATCGAATTTCAAGTTATAATTTGATTCGTCAATTATTAATGATCTCGTTGACTCGAAGAAATTGGGACAAGTCGGTATTACGCTGTACCGAGTACCGTGGCATCGTTCCGAAAATAACGCGAAACGAAGCCGATGCTTGCGTGCTCGAAATACTCGTGCGAAagttcatttcttttcatccgaaaacggattcgttttgtatactGAGAAATacatgatttttcaagaattttccaagtatttggccaccgattacaaacagcattatattttttgaattttgctatttttcgtcccttgaattctgaacagctttatgtggatagcaaaaagtgatgcgcgtgaaaactatatttcgttttgttttcgagtttcattcatcgtgtcagactataacacttaccgataagtggaaatgtattgtaaatcacaaattttcactgtcagcatagtaaattgtATGATAAActcacgaatatacaccgaaaaatattgttatttccaagtcaattctgaatgataatttttaaattgcgtgtattttgctgtgacaacggtttaaactgtgctattttttcctaacatagttcaccaaggaaacgttgtaaaatttatgttgactcgatgatgaactgtcaagtagaattatcatgccgttttgctatactcagtactgttttcacaattgaaatttacagttgaacatagtaaaatttgagaagctcgaacacaagcgtcgatcatacgccaaagtgtttagaaatttactatggtaaataacagaatttcattcgcgattgtacgataatatacgcgtgtaccgatgtatttattttgacatcattcatcaattttcatcgagtcgcttcacaaaaaattactattacCGATATATAACCCTACTTCCAtggcaccatagtagtttttagtgaaattttctctccgcgtGTACGAGAAAAACAGTCTTGAGTCTTTCGAATGAAAGGTATGGGTATTGGTCTtcttactatggtggatattTTGATTTCTGCTCTTGGAATTAACGCTGCAATCCAGTGCGTATATACTCTCCCCGAGATACTATTTTCGTAgcactttcctctagaattttcggcctcgtttttttctgcgTGTATCGTAGGGATTAAGGTTGCCGAAGTAGTCGAATAATAGAAGAATCGAGATACGAATGCGGAGAGCAAAAGGTTTCGAGAAGGTTTTTAATACcaatcacttttcattgtAAACAAATGCCGAAttccaaaaattcgtaaattAATGATTAACGTCTGAAGCTGCGGAATCCCTGCGCTCATTTGAACCTTTTAGTCGTCGTTCTCGCTTCCTCGACAGCGGCTCCGTGGACAGTGCGCTGCACACTTGGCAAGTTCTTCCAATTTCTATTTCGGTGAATTCGAATCCAGACAGTGCAGTTATGATGCCTAATATACCGTAAATGTGAGGGAAGGCGAGCTCGAAATGCGAGGAAATAAACTCGTGCCGAGTGCAATCGAGACCGCGAGACGGGCTGCCAGCAGGCCACGTGCATCCTTGACACGATTGCTTCCCGTGCTCATTCACGATTTTCCTCCGAAGATTATCATTCCCCGTTGATCGGGAAGGAAAACGTACGAGTAGGATAAATCACGCGTTGAGATTGGAATTTGAGCTACAGTCGTCTATGGACGGTTTGGAAGCTTTGGGAGCTTTTGCAGGAAGCTCATCGTCGTTGGACACGACACGTTTCAGTTCGCGACCCAAGAAGCTTTGCCCTTGATCTTGGTACAATTAAAAGTACAAATTTTTCCCCTCCGAGTGACCATTTCTCTGCTGTTTATGAAACGAACGACTGTCAATCATTCGACGACGCACAAAATCCATTCGCCTGCTTTTTCGCGTTTTAGGTACGCGGTGCACCTGCGAGCGAAGCACGGCCCGTTCCGCGGTTCGGTAATTGCACGCTTGTGCCTTTTTTGCGCGCGAATTTTGGCTAT includes:
- the LOC122409641 gene encoding uncharacterized protein, whose product is MTMPREDLEKVIGGVSLREGLSSDFDRKVDREFEEPTERPSITDVAVLPIGIILDLAIVIAILSNRRLHNTVCCYVMSITISSSFMLLIVADDVLKSWFSFEYDPSFYYYFIIVRMSLHSSSLTLVTLTLDRFIAICRTDSEWHVIVSETMTAVKAVLIIWCYASVLSILEMNLYEYFIHVDSNIEVVFYWSTGMYVIFPTIIIFGLDFMLGLEIFGYRELIKTKWSHQDLESLLLLIGLTVGFYVTMIPKWVAQMVFTKNREICCSQTSVDVVYHLLKFSALTVPITCIIALKDLRGSLLIRKKAPTVSPEARNERKTRLFFINKTETASTS
- the LOC122408920 gene encoding thyrotropin-releasing hormone receptor-like; this encodes MMAEDSDFESALKATTDLIFLFVGFILNLGIFIVVLSKQRLRNPIGCYTMSMTIASLLMLPIVIEDILKRWFRIEYDPKFYYSFIILEIILHSASLTVAAFTLDRYIYFCRIDSKWHATVAKTMTAAKTVGSIWCHATILSIVDVKLYEYLSDRTSNDVFFWLTGIYVILPTIVIFFFDFMIGHELFKCRKVITSKWSHQDLESLRLLLVLTVGLYTTIIPFWIVQIIVSMDPRSCCSHLTMGTIYYLLKLSSITVPITCIATCQNLRNSLLEMVLCCRER